The genome window ATCTAACAGACAACTCGAACTATATTCTTGACTGCGATTTTGAGATAATAGACTCACCTGAGCAGCTTGAAAAAGATATTAATAATATCCCTGGTGTTGTTGAGAATGGTTTGTTTATTGGTTTGGTTGATGAAGTGATAGTTGGTAGTAGACAGGGGGTTATGACTCTTGGTAAATAACATTTTGAGTTTAATCTTCTAAAAAAAAAATCAGAAAAAAAATGAGAGAAATTTGATTATGAAAAGACATGTAGCGTCTGTAGAAAAAATTGTTGGTAAATTTGAGGAAACAAAGAATAAAATTAATGCTATAGAGTTTGATGTTCATTGGTACAGGCGTGTTTTCCATGCGTTTGGTGCCTGTTTTTTGTTTTATTATTTACTACCTGATGTTGATTGGATTAATTCACTAAAATTTTGGGTACCATTTTTAATACTTGTTATACTATTGATCCTAGAGTTTTTGAGGATAAAAGGCAAAATTAGTAGTAACCATTTTTTTGGTCTTAGAGTGTATGAGAAGAACAGGGTTGGTAGCTATTTGTTTTTTGGTGTCGCTGTTGTTGCTTTGTTGTTGTATTTTCCACAGCAGATAGCAGTTCCATGTATTCTATGTGCATCTGTTGGTGACCCTGTTATTGGTGAGATGCGTTCTCGTTTTGGTCATAAAAATGCTTATGTTGTTGGTTTTTTTGTTTGTATGCTTTTCTTTTTGATTGGTTGGTATAAAACGGATTTTTTTGTTATGTTTTTTGTTTCTGTTGTTGGTGCTTTTGGTGCTGTTGTTGGTGAGGCTAAAAAATTTTGGTGGATTGATGATGATTTTATGG of Candidatus Thermoplasmatota archaeon contains these proteins:
- a CDS encoding dolichol kinase, translating into MKRHVASVEKIVGKFEETKNKINAIEFDVHWYRRVFHAFGACFLFYYLLPDVDWINSLKFWVPFLILVILLILEFLRIKGKISSNHFFGLRVYEKNRVGSYLFFGVAVVALLLYFPQQIAVPCILCASVGDPVIGEMRSRFGHKNAYVVGFFVCMLFFLIGWYKTDFFVMFFVSVVGAFGAVVGEAKKFWWIDDDFMVQMLPAVLLLIIRFSAGYVGFSLPDKIIIYPVTMPW